The sequence below is a genomic window from Variovorax paradoxus B4.
CAAGTCGGTCGAGAAGTCGGACGTGATCATGGTGATCGGCGCCAACCCGTCCGACGGCCACCCGGTGTTCGCGTCGCGCATGAAGCGGCGCCTGCGCGCCGGTGCCCGGCTGATCGTGATCGACCCGCGCACCATCGACCTGGTGAAGTCGCCGCACGTCAAGGCCGACCATCACCTCAAGCTCAAGCCCGGCACCAACGTGGCGGTCATCAGCGCCATGGCGCATGTGATCGTGACCGAAGGCCTGGTCGACGAGACTTTCGTGGCCGAGCGCTGCGAGCCCAAGTCGTTCAACGCGTGGCGCGAATTCGTTGCACGCCCGGCCAACTCGCCCGAGGCCATGGAAGCAGTGACCGGCGTGCCGGCCACCGAGCTGCGCGCTGCCGCGCGGCTGTTCGCACTGGGCCACGACGGCAAGAGGAATGCCGCCATCTACTACGGCCTGGGCGTGACGGAGCACAGCCAGGGCTCGACCATGGTGATGGGCATCGCCAACCTGGCCATGGCCACCGGCAACGTGGGCCGCGAGGGCGTGGGCGTGAACCCGCTGCGCGGCCAGAACAACGTGCAGGGTTCCTGCGACATGGGATCGTTCCCGCACGAGCTGCCGGGCTACCGCCATGTGTCGGACAGCACCGCGCGCGGCAGTTTCGAATCCGCCTGGGGCGTGGAGCTGCGACCCGACCCGGGCCTGCGCATTCCCAACATGTTCGATGCCGCCATCACCGGCAGCTTCAAGGGCCTGTACTGCGAAGGCGAGGACGTGGTCCAGTCGGACCCGAACACGCAGCACGTGGCCGAGGCCTTGATGGCGATGGAATGCATCGTCGTGCAGGACCTGTTCCTGAACGAAACCGCCAAGTACGCGCACGTGTTCCTGCCGGGCGCGTCGTTCCTGGAAAAAGACGGCACCTTCACCAACGCCGAGCGCCGCATCTCGCGCGTCACCAAGGTCATGCCGCCCAAGGCCGGCTATGCCGACTGGGAGGTGACACAGCTGCTCTCCAACGCGCTGGGTTACCCCATGAACTACGCGAGCGCCGAAGAGATCATGAACGAGATCGCCGCGCTCACCCCCACCTTCACGGGCGTGAGCTACTCCAAGCTCGCGAAGCTGGGCAGCGTGCAGTGGCCCTGCAACGAGGCCGCGCCCGAAGGCACGCCGACCATGCACGTCGGCGAGTTCGTGCGCGGCAAGGGCAAGTTCATCATCACGCAGTACGTGCCGACCGACGAGAAGGTCACGCGCATGTACCCGCTGATCCTGACCACGGGGCGCATCCTGTCGCAGTACAACGTGGGCGCGCAGACGCGCCGCACCGAGAACAACCAGTGGCACAGCGAAGACCGGCTGGAAATCCATCCGAACGACGCCGAGGACCGCGGCATTGCCGAGGGCGACTGGGTCGGCATCCGGAGCCGCGCCGGCGAAACCGTGCTGCGGGCCACCATCACCGAGCGCGTGCAGCCGGGCGTGGTCTACACCACCTTCCACTTCCCCGAATCGGGCGCCAACGTGATCACCACCGACAACTCCGACTGGGCCACCAACTGCCCCGAGTTCAAGGTGACCGCGGTGCAGGTGATGCCGGTGATGCAGCCGTCCGAATGGCAGCAGGAGTACAGCCGGTTCAACGCGCTGCAGGAAGAACTGCTGAGCAAGCGCATCGAAGAAACGGCGGCCACCAAGTGAACCTGTCCGACGTACCGCTGCGGCCCGGAAGCGCGGAGCTGCTGCCCGTGCGCGGCGTGCGCGCCCTCCAGGCCTTCGACAACCGCGACTGGGTGGCCGTGGAGGTGCCGGTCGCGCTGGAGTTCAACGGCATCGCACACGCCGTGATGCTTGCGACGCCCACCGACCTGGCCGACTTCGCGCTGGGCTTCGCGCTCAGCGAGGGCATCCTGCTCGGGCGCGGCGAGCTCTACGGCGTCGAGGAAGCGTACGCACCCGAGGGCATCACCCTCACGCTCGAGGTGGCGAGCGCGGCCTTCGCGCGGCTGAAGGCGCGCCGCCGCACGATGGCCGGGCGCACGGGTTGCGGCCTGTGCGGCACGGAGAGCCTGGCGCACGTCACGCGCGCGCTGCCGCCGCTGCCCGAGGGTCCGGCGCTCTCGACCCGCGCCGTGGCGCGCGGCATGCGGGAGTTGGCATCGATGCAGGTGCTGCAGAAGGTCACCGGTGCCGTGCACGCGGCGGCCTGGTGCAGCGCCGAGGGTGAAGCCCTGCTGGTGCGCGAGGACGTCGGCCGCCACAACGCGCTCGACAAGCTCGTCGGCGCGCTCGCAAGAAGCAGCGTGGACGCCTCCACCGGCTTCATCGCAGTGACCAGCCGCGCGAGTTTCGAAATGGTGCAGAAGACCGTCGCCGCCGGCGTGCCGCTGCTGGCGGCGGTATCGGCCTCGACCTCGCTGGCCACGGCCATTGCGGAGGACACGGGCCTGACGCTGGCGGGCTTCGTGCGCGGCGATGACCTGGTCATCTACACCCACCCGTGGCGGCTCAACGGCCTGCCCGCCAACGCCTGAGGTTTTTGCAATGCACGTCGACCAGCTGATTCGCATGGTGAACCAGATGGGCAGCTTCTTCGAAGCCATGCCCGACCGCAGCGAAGCCCTGCATGACCTCGCGCTGCACCTGAAGCGCTTCTGGGAACCGCGCATGCGGCGTGAGTTGCTGGCGCACCTGGACGCCGGCGGACCGGGAGAACTGAACCCCGTGTCGGCCGAGGCGATCCGCGTGCACCGGGCGCTGCTCGAATAGCGGCGCCGCACCGCGCCTACTGCAGCGCTGCCGGCTTGATCCGCGACGCCATGCCGGCGGTGCCGAAGGCCTGGAAGCGGTCGATGCAGACGTCGCGCGCGGCCGCGGTCGCTTCCTTCAGGAACTTGCGCGGATCGAATTCGCTGCGGTCCTGGCCCATGGCGCGGCGCATGGCGCCCGTCATCGCCAGCCGGATGTCGGTGTCGATGTTGACCTTGCGCACGCCGTGGCGGATGCCCTCCTGGATCTCCTCCACCGGCACGCCGTAGGTCTCCTTGATGTCGCCGCCAAAGTCGCGGATCACGGCCAGCCATTCCTGCGGCACCGACGAAGAGCCGTGCATCACGAGGTGCGTCTTCGGAATGCGCGCATGGATCTCCTTGATGCGGTCGATCGCAAGGATGTCGCCGGTCGGCTTGCGGCTGAACTTGTAGGCGCCATGCGAAGTGCCGATGGCAATGGCCAGCGCATCCACGCCGGTGCGCGACACGAAGTCGACCGCCTGCTGCGGATCGGTCAGCAGCTGGTCGTGCGACAGCACGCCCTCGGCGCCGCTGCCGTCTTCCTCGCCCGCCATGCCCGACTCGAGCGACCCGAGGCAGCCCAGCTCGCCCTCGACCGAGACGCCCACCGCATGCGCCATCTCCACCACGCGGCGGGTCACGCCCACGTTGTAGTCGTAGCTCGCGGGCGTCTTGGCGTCTTCCATCAGCGAGCCGTCCATCATCACGCTAGTGAAGCCCGAGCGGATGGCCTGCATGCACATCGACGGGCTCGCGCCGTGGTCCTGGTGCATCACGATCGGGATCTCGGGGTACATCTCGGCGGCCGCCTCGACCATCTTGCGCAGGAAGGGCTCGCCCGCGTACTTGCGCGCACCGGCCGAGGCCTGCAGGATGACCGGGCTGTCGGTCTTGCGCGCGGCCTGCATGATGGCCTGGATCTGCTCCAGGTTGTTGACGTTGAACGCCGGCACGCCGTACTGGTGCTCGGCGGCGTGGTCCAGCAATTGGCGCAGCGAAATCATGGCCATGGGAAGCTCCTGTGGATGTGAAAAATCGGTAATGGGGGCGTCAATGCCGCCGGTCCTGGAGCGCTTTGACGGCCGGCAGGCTCTTGCCTTCGAGGAATTCGAGGAATGCGCCGCCCGCCGTCGAGACGTAGTCGATGCACTCCTCCACCTCGAACTGGTTGATGGCGGCCACGGTGTCGCCGCCGCCCGCGAGCGAGAACGCGTCCATCCGCGCGATCGCGTTGGCCAGCGTGCGCGTGCCGTGCGAGAACTGCTCGATCTCGAACACGCCGAGCGGCCCGTTCCAGACGATGGTCCTGCACTGGCCGAGCATCGCGACGAGCTGCGCCACCGACTCCGGGCCGAAGTCCAGGATCATGTCGTCCGGCGCCACGTCGGCCACGGCCTTCACGGTCGCGCGTGCCGTCGGCGAGAACTCGGTGGCCGTGACCACGTCGGTCGGCATGAACAGCTGCGCACCGCGCGCCGCGAGCGCCGCGGCCACGGCGCGTGCGGTGTCCACCATCTCGGGCTCGCACAGAGAGCGGCCGACCGGATGGCCCGCCGCGAGCAAAAAGGTGTTGGCCATGCCGCCGCCGACCGCCAGCCACTCGACCTGCGCGGCGAGCGACTCGAGAATGGACAGCTTGGTCGACACCTTGGCGCCGCCGACGATCGCGGCCAGCGGCCGCGCGGGGTTCGCGAGCGCACGGCCGAGCGCATTGAGTTCCGACGCCATCAGCGGACCGGCGCAGGCAATGGGCGCGAGCCGTGCCAGCGCCTCGGTGGTGGCCTCGGCGCGGTGCGCGGTGCCGAAGGCATCGTTCACGTACACGTCGCACAGGGCCGCCATGCGCCGCGCCAGGGCTTCGGCATTGGCCTTCTCGCCGACGTTCGCGCGGCAGTTCTCCAGCATCGCCACCTGGCCGGGCGCCACGTCGAACGGGCGATCGAGCCAGTCGCTGACCAGCGCCACCGGTGCGTCCAGCAGTTCGCCGAGCCGTTCGGCCACGGGCGCCAGAGACTCTCCAGGCCCAAGCCGGCCTTCTTTCGGACGGCCCAGGTGCGAAGTGACCATCACGCGCGCGCCTTGCGACAGCGCATGGCGGATGCCGCCCAGGCTGGCGCGGATGCGGGTGTCGTCGCTGATGCGGCCCGAGGCATCGAGCGGCACGTTGAGGTCGCAGCGGATGAACACGCGCTGCCCGCGCAGGTTGACCTGGTCGAGCGTGTTGAAGCTCATGCGGCCTCTTTCACGTTGGCCAGCGCGGCGTTCGCGAGCAGGCGGCGGGCGCGCTCGGCCACCACTTCGGCCGTGAGGCCGAACAGCTTGAAGAGTTCGCCGGCCGGCGCCGATTCGCCGAAACGGTCGAGCCCCACCACGTCGCCGTATTCGCCGACGAACTTCCACCAGAGGCCCGTGCTGCCGGCCTCCACCGCCACGCGCGGCAGGTGACGCGGAATGACCGCGTGGCGCCAATCGGCATCCTGGCGTTCGAACACGTCCATGCACGGCACGGACACCACGCGCGCCTCGATGCCCTCCTGCGCCAGCAGGGCTGCAGCGGCCAGCGCCACGCCCACTTCGGAGCCGCTCGCCAGCAGCGCCACGCACTCGGCCTCCGGGCGGCGCAGCACGTAGGCGCCGCGCGCAATCGACTCGATGCGCTCGCCGGCGTCGCCGGCATGCGGCAGCGCCTGGCGCGTCAGCAGCAGGCAGCTTGGCCCGTCCACGCGGCGCAGGGCCTGCCGCCAGGCCACGGCCGTCTCGGTG
It includes:
- the fdhF gene encoding formate dehydrogenase subunit alpha, with product MLNPSQDIDHGTPRRESTEEVTLEIDGMPVTVAKGTSLMRAAVDAGVQVPKLCATDSLEPFGSCRLCLVEIDGRKGYPASCTTPAEAGMKVRTQSPKLQELRKGVMELYISDHPLDCLTCAANGDCELQDMAGVTGLRNVRYGYDGANHLKSAKDESNPYFTYDPAKCIVCNRCVRACEETQGTFALTISGRGFESRVSPGQDQPFMESECVSCGACVQACPTATLQEKSVIWLGQAEHSAITTCAYCGVGCGFKAEMKGNEVVRMVPWKDGKANEGHSCVKGRFAWGYATHKDRVLKPMIRRRITDPWQEVSWEEAVNYAASEFRRIQGKYGTDSIGGLVSSRCTNEEGYLVQKLVRAAFGNNNVDTCARVCHSPTGYGLKQTMGESAGTQTFKSVEKSDVIMVIGANPSDGHPVFASRMKRRLRAGARLIVIDPRTIDLVKSPHVKADHHLKLKPGTNVAVISAMAHVIVTEGLVDETFVAERCEPKSFNAWREFVARPANSPEAMEAVTGVPATELRAAARLFALGHDGKRNAAIYYGLGVTEHSQGSTMVMGIANLAMATGNVGREGVGVNPLRGQNNVQGSCDMGSFPHELPGYRHVSDSTARGSFESAWGVELRPDPGLRIPNMFDAAITGSFKGLYCEGEDVVQSDPNTQHVAEALMAMECIVVQDLFLNETAKYAHVFLPGASFLEKDGTFTNAERRISRVTKVMPPKAGYADWEVTQLLSNALGYPMNYASAEEIMNEIAALTPTFTGVSYSKLAKLGSVQWPCNEAAPEGTPTMHVGEFVRGKGKFIITQYVPTDEKVTRMYPLILTTGRILSQYNVGAQTRRTENNQWHSEDRLEIHPNDAEDRGIAEGDWVGIRSRAGETVLRATITERVQPGVVYTTFHFPESGANVITTDNSDWATNCPEFKVTAVQVMPVMQPSEWQQEYSRFNALQEELLSKRIEETAATK
- the fdhD gene encoding formate dehydrogenase accessory sulfurtransferase FdhD; this translates as MNLSDVPLRPGSAELLPVRGVRALQAFDNRDWVAVEVPVALEFNGIAHAVMLATPTDLADFALGFALSEGILLGRGELYGVEEAYAPEGITLTLEVASAAFARLKARRRTMAGRTGCGLCGTESLAHVTRALPPLPEGPALSTRAVARGMRELASMQVLQKVTGAVHAAAWCSAEGEALLVREDVGRHNALDKLVGALARSSVDASTGFIAVTSRASFEMVQKTVAAGVPLLAAVSASTSLATAIAEDTGLTLAGFVRGDDLVIYTHPWRLNGLPANA
- a CDS encoding formate dehydrogenase subunit delta encodes the protein MHVDQLIRMVNQMGSFFEAMPDRSEALHDLALHLKRFWEPRMRRELLAHLDAGGPGELNPVSAEAIRVHRALLE
- the fba gene encoding class II fructose-bisphosphate aldolase (catalyzes the reversible aldol condensation of dihydroxyacetonephosphate and glyceraldehyde 3-phosphate in the Calvin cycle, glycolysis, and/or gluconeogenesis), with the protein product MAMISLRQLLDHAAEHQYGVPAFNVNNLEQIQAIMQAARKTDSPVILQASAGARKYAGEPFLRKMVEAAAEMYPEIPIVMHQDHGASPSMCMQAIRSGFTSVMMDGSLMEDAKTPASYDYNVGVTRRVVEMAHAVGVSVEGELGCLGSLESGMAGEEDGSGAEGVLSHDQLLTDPQQAVDFVSRTGVDALAIAIGTSHGAYKFSRKPTGDILAIDRIKEIHARIPKTHLVMHGSSSVPQEWLAVIRDFGGDIKETYGVPVEEIQEGIRHGVRKVNIDTDIRLAMTGAMRRAMGQDRSEFDPRKFLKEATAAARDVCIDRFQAFGTAGMASRIKPAALQ
- a CDS encoding phosphoglycerate kinase, with product MSFNTLDQVNLRGQRVFIRCDLNVPLDASGRISDDTRIRASLGGIRHALSQGARVMVTSHLGRPKEGRLGPGESLAPVAERLGELLDAPVALVSDWLDRPFDVAPGQVAMLENCRANVGEKANAEALARRMAALCDVYVNDAFGTAHRAEATTEALARLAPIACAGPLMASELNALGRALANPARPLAAIVGGAKVSTKLSILESLAAQVEWLAVGGGMANTFLLAAGHPVGRSLCEPEMVDTARAVAAALAARGAQLFMPTDVVTATEFSPTARATVKAVADVAPDDMILDFGPESVAQLVAMLGQCRTIVWNGPLGVFEIEQFSHGTRTLANAIARMDAFSLAGGGDTVAAINQFEVEECIDYVSTAGGAFLEFLEGKSLPAVKALQDRRH